Proteins from one Phalacrocorax carbo chromosome 30, bPhaCar2.1, whole genome shotgun sequence genomic window:
- the ZNF653 gene encoding zinc finger protein 653 isoform X3, with amino-acid sequence MSAAERGLGAAGGSGGGPGPGGGPAVESGGGGGGRKARGRPRLTESDRARRRLESRKKYDVRRVYLGEAHGPWVDLRRRSGWSDAKLAAYLLGLERGQRAGRRGRKLWEQVPKKPKRKKRRRRNVNCLRHAVIWYEDHRQRCPYEPRLAELDPSVGLYTTAVWQCERGHRYFQDLRSPLRPLSDSDGDSDDAAAPGSSFSSSGGCSSGSEATPQGAPSAAGGVAVAPPAGPGPPEGAAEGRAAALEAVVCVPLPLPLRLGAGRGALAEGGPPTLLQGPPLLILASPGYDALGGLQLDVTGDEVPCALLEEEGTFPPPPPDPHLPKTEEDEMLGLKQEEVPRPATELPPQPPPESPQEPPLPPPAEDTDGGDVSAIIYEIPKEPERRRRSRRGRAPHPDPEGLPEPIACPYAGCGQVYVALSSFQNHVNLVHRKGRTQQCPQPGCGKRFYLANHLRRHMVIHSGVREFTCETCGKSFKRKNHLEVHRRTHTGETPLQCEVCGYRCRQRASLTWHMRRHGGPGLRPFPCERCGRRFERPEGLKFHALKSHPEPRGT; translated from the exons aTGAGCGCGGCCGAGCGGGGCCTGGGTGCGGCGGGCGGTAgtggcggcggccccggccccgggggcggccCTGCGGTGGAGtcgggaggcggcggcggcggacgGAAGGCGCGGGGGCGCCCGCGGCTGACAGAGTCGGACCGGGCGCGGCGGCGGTTGGAGTCGCGGAAGAAGTATGACGTGCGGCGGGTGTACCTGGGCGAGGCACACGGGCCCTGGGTCGACCTGCGCCGCCGCAGCGGCTGGAGCGATGCCAAGCTGGCGGCCTACCTGTTGGGGCTGGAGCGGGGGCAGCGCGCCGGGCGGCGCGG CAGGAAGCTGTGGGAGCAGGTCCCTAAAAAGCCCAAACGGAAGAAAA GGCGGCGGCGCAATGTGAACTGCTTGCGGCACGCGGTGATCTGGTACGAGGACCACCGGCAGCGCTGCCCCTACGAGCCGCGGCTGGCGGAGCTGGACCCCTCCGTGGGGCTCTACACCACAGCCGTCTGGCAGTGCGAGCGTGGGCACCGCTACTTCCAGGATCTGCGCTCGCCTCTGCGACCCCTCAGTGACTCCGACGGGGACAGTGATGATG cagcagctcccggCAGCTCCTTCTCATCCTCAGGGGGTTGCAGCTCAGGCTCGGAGGCGACACCACAGGGGGCCCCGTCAGCAGCAGGCGGGGTGGCAGTGGCCCCCCCTGCGGGTCCAGGCCCCCCCGAGGGTGCTGCGGAGGGGCGGGCGGCAGCTCTGGAGGCTGTGGTCTGCGTACCCCTACCACTGCCTCTGCGGCTGGGTGCAGGGCGGGGAGCGCTGGCTGAGGGGGGGCCCCCCACCTTGCTGCAGGGTCCCCCCCTCCTCATCCTGGCCAGCCCTGGCTATGATGCgttgggggggctgcagctggacGTGACAGGGGACGAGgtgccctgtgctctgctggaagaggagggcaccttccccccaccccccccagacccccaccttCCTAAGACAG AAGAGGATGAGATGCTGGGGTTGAAGCAGGAGGAGGTGCCCCGCCCTGCCACCGAGCTCCCGCCACAGCCCCCTCCTGAgtccccccaggagccccccctgccccccccagctGAGGACACTGATGGGGGTGATGTATCAGCCATCATCTACGAGATCCCCAAAGAACCTGAGAG GCGGCGGCGGAGCAGGCGGGGCCGTGCCCCCCACCCTGACCCCGAGGGGCTACCGGAGCCGATCGCCTGCCCCTATGCAGGCTGCGGGCAAGTCTATGTTGCTCTCAGTAGCTTCCAG AACCATGTCAACCTGGTGCATCGCAAGGGCCGGACCCAGCAGTGCCCCCAGCCCGGCTGCGGGAAGAGGTTTTACCTGGCTAACCACCTGCGCCGGCACATGGTCATCCACTCTG GCGTGCGGGAGTTCACCTGTGAGACCTGCGGGAAGTCCTTCAAGCGCAAGAACCACCTGGAGGTGCACAGGCGGACGCACACCGGGGAGACCCCCTTGCA gtgTGAGGTCTGTGGGTACCGCTGCCGCCAACGTGCCTCCCTGACATGGCACATGAGGCGCCATGGGGGGCCAGGGCTGCGCCCCTTCCCCTGTGAGCGCTGCGGAAGGCGCTTTGAGCGCCCTGAAGGCCTCAAGTTCCACGCACTCAAGAGCCACCCCGAGCCCCGCGGCACTTAG